From Topomyia yanbarensis strain Yona2022 chromosome 1, ASM3024719v1, whole genome shotgun sequence, one genomic window encodes:
- the LOC131677681 gene encoding syntaxin-4 isoform X2: MVKDRLSELKSVAKQIQQRCQLGFGTLEVAGGNILQLGKELTRWIRTIRDNIEEMQRTVSTPSFHYNDKVIRGKVEKKMDQNIELCKHIHAAIKQLHTDLEQEEHRGSALFRIKHTQFIVIKDDYLSAYREHEDFVNYYEDKIKNLMKKEAKTMSYNITDDEASAMLASNHTSPFVGNILEETERERQKLRDIIFRHSQLAELEKSLVDIRDLFVRISTLVMEQGSLVQVIEYHAQQATLNTDHGAHQLEKARIYKLKAMKKKTCIIIWVVIILSVLVLLMIIF, translated from the exons ATGGTCAAGGATCGTTTGAGCGAGCTGAAAAGTGTAG CGAAGCAAATACAGCAGCGATGTCAGCTTGGATTTGGTACCCTCGAAGTCGCAGGAGGAAATATTCTGCAACTTGGAAAAG AGCTCACCAGATGGATACGAACGATTCGGGACAATATCGAAGAGATGCAACGGACCGTGTCGACACCCTCATTCCACTACAATGACAAAG TGATTCGCGGGAAGGTTGAAAAAAAGATGGATCAAAATATCGAACTGTGCAAACACATTCACGCTGCAATAAAGCAGCTCCACACGGACCTGGAACAGGAAGAGCACCGGGGGAGTGCTCTGTTCCGGATAAAGCACACGCAGTTTATTGTTATCAAAGATGACTATTTGAGTGCGTATCGGGAGCACGAAGACTTTGTCAACTACTAtgaggataaaattaagaaCCTAATGAAGAAAGAAGCTAAAACAA TGAGCTATAACATCACAGACGATGAGGCATCGGCGATGCTGGCCAGCAATCACACATCCCCGTTTGTCGGAAAT ATCTTAGAGGAAACTGAACGTGAGCGACAAAAGCTACGGGATATAATATTCCGCCATTCCCAGCTGGCCGAGCTGGAGAAATCACTCGTTGATATTCGAGACTTGTTCGTGCGGATATCGACACTGGTCATGGAGCAGGGTAGTTTGGTTCAGGTTATCGAATACCACGCCCAGCAGGCCACGCTGAACACCGATCACGGTGCTCATCAGCTTGAAAAGGCACGAATATACAAGCTGAAGGCAATGAAGAAGAAAACCTGCATAATCATTTGGGTGGTGATTATCCTCTCGGTTCTAGTACTGCTTAtgataatattttag
- the LOC131677681 gene encoding syntaxin-4 isoform X3, with translation MQRTVSTPSFHYNDKVIRGKVEKKMDQNIELCKHIHAAIKQLHTDLEQEEHRGSALFRIKHTQFIVIKDDYLSAYREHEDFVNYYEDKIKNLMKKEAKTMSYNITDDEASAMLASNHTSPFVGNILEETERERQKLRDIIFRHSQLAELEKSLVDIRDLFVRISTLVMEQGSLVQVIEYHAQQATLNTDHGAHQLEKARIYKLKAMKKKTCIIIWVVIILSVLVLLMIIF, from the exons ATGCAACGGACCGTGTCGACACCCTCATTCCACTACAATGACAAAG TGATTCGCGGGAAGGTTGAAAAAAAGATGGATCAAAATATCGAACTGTGCAAACACATTCACGCTGCAATAAAGCAGCTCCACACGGACCTGGAACAGGAAGAGCACCGGGGGAGTGCTCTGTTCCGGATAAAGCACACGCAGTTTATTGTTATCAAAGATGACTATTTGAGTGCGTATCGGGAGCACGAAGACTTTGTCAACTACTAtgaggataaaattaagaaCCTAATGAAGAAAGAAGCTAAAACAA TGAGCTATAACATCACAGACGATGAGGCATCGGCGATGCTGGCCAGCAATCACACATCCCCGTTTGTCGGAAAT ATCTTAGAGGAAACTGAACGTGAGCGACAAAAGCTACGGGATATAATATTCCGCCATTCCCAGCTGGCCGAGCTGGAGAAATCACTCGTTGATATTCGAGACTTGTTCGTGCGGATATCGACACTGGTCATGGAGCAGGGTAGTTTGGTTCAGGTTATCGAATACCACGCCCAGCAGGCCACGCTGAACACCGATCACGGTGCTCATCAGCTTGAAAAGGCACGAATATACAAGCTGAAGGCAATGAAGAAGAAAACCTGCATAATCATTTGGGTGGTGATTATCCTCTCGGTTCTAGTACTGCTTAtgataatattttag
- the LOC131677681 gene encoding syntaxin-4 isoform X1, whose protein sequence is MVKDRLSELKSRSKYSSDVSLDLVPSKSQEEIFCNLEKFSELTRWIRTIRDNIEEMQRTVSTPSFHYNDKVIRGKVEKKMDQNIELCKHIHAAIKQLHTDLEQEEHRGSALFRIKHTQFIVIKDDYLSAYREHEDFVNYYEDKIKNLMKKEAKTMSYNITDDEASAMLASNHTSPFVGNILEETERERQKLRDIIFRHSQLAELEKSLVDIRDLFVRISTLVMEQGSLVQVIEYHAQQATLNTDHGAHQLEKARIYKLKAMKKKTCIIIWVVIILSVLVLLMIIF, encoded by the exons ATGGTCAAGGATCGTTTGAGCGAGCTGAAAAGT CGAAGCAAATACAGCAGCGATGTCAGCTTGGATTTGGTACCCTCGAAGTCGCAGGAGGAAATATTCTGCAACTTGGAAAAG TTTTCAGAGCTCACCAGATGGATACGAACGATTCGGGACAATATCGAAGAGATGCAACGGACCGTGTCGACACCCTCATTCCACTACAATGACAAAG TGATTCGCGGGAAGGTTGAAAAAAAGATGGATCAAAATATCGAACTGTGCAAACACATTCACGCTGCAATAAAGCAGCTCCACACGGACCTGGAACAGGAAGAGCACCGGGGGAGTGCTCTGTTCCGGATAAAGCACACGCAGTTTATTGTTATCAAAGATGACTATTTGAGTGCGTATCGGGAGCACGAAGACTTTGTCAACTACTAtgaggataaaattaagaaCCTAATGAAGAAAGAAGCTAAAACAA TGAGCTATAACATCACAGACGATGAGGCATCGGCGATGCTGGCCAGCAATCACACATCCCCGTTTGTCGGAAAT ATCTTAGAGGAAACTGAACGTGAGCGACAAAAGCTACGGGATATAATATTCCGCCATTCCCAGCTGGCCGAGCTGGAGAAATCACTCGTTGATATTCGAGACTTGTTCGTGCGGATATCGACACTGGTCATGGAGCAGGGTAGTTTGGTTCAGGTTATCGAATACCACGCCCAGCAGGCCACGCTGAACACCGATCACGGTGCTCATCAGCTTGAAAAGGCACGAATATACAAGCTGAAGGCAATGAAGAAGAAAACCTGCATAATCATTTGGGTGGTGATTATCCTCTCGGTTCTAGTACTGCTTAtgataatattttag